Proteins encoded by one window of Kineosporia sp. NBRC 101731:
- a CDS encoding AIM24 family protein, whose amino-acid sequence MQSSLFHESNLEINGQNRFALQNSQMLRVALGPDVLATKGAMVAFQGQVTFNHEGSGSVGKFLKKVLTNEDLPLMRVSGQGEVFFANEAGYVHLVELTGDALSVNGQNLIAFDASLGWDIKRVQGAGMMAGGLFNTVLSGQGTVALVSVGQPVVLDCSQQPTYVDVQAAVAWSANLVPNIVSSMNMRSMLRGGTGEAFQYAFHGPGFVIVQPSEWSAAAQQAQSAGGGGGGLGGLFT is encoded by the coding sequence ATGCAAAGCAGCTTGTTCCACGAGTCGAATCTCGAGATCAACGGCCAGAACCGTTTCGCGCTGCAGAACTCGCAGATGCTGCGGGTCGCGCTCGGTCCCGACGTGCTCGCGACCAAGGGGGCGATGGTCGCGTTCCAGGGGCAGGTCACCTTCAACCACGAGGGGTCCGGCAGCGTCGGTAAGTTCCTCAAGAAGGTGCTCACCAACGAAGACCTGCCGCTCATGCGGGTCAGCGGCCAGGGTGAGGTCTTCTTCGCCAACGAGGCCGGTTACGTGCATCTCGTCGAGCTGACCGGCGACGCCCTCAGCGTCAACGGGCAGAACCTCATCGCCTTCGACGCCAGCCTGGGCTGGGACATCAAACGGGTGCAGGGCGCCGGCATGATGGCCGGGGGCCTGTTCAACACGGTGCTCTCCGGTCAGGGCACCGTCGCCCTCGTCTCCGTCGGCCAGCCCGTCGTGCTGGACTGCTCCCAGCAGCCCACCTACGTCGACGTACAGGCCGCCGTGGCCTGGTCGGCGAACCTGGTGCCGAACATCGTCTCGAGCATGAACATGCGCTCGATGCTCCGCGGAGGCACCGGCGAGGCGTTCCAGTATGCCTTCCACGGGCCGGGTTTCGTGATCGTTCAGCCCAGCGAGTGGAGTGCTGCCGCGCAGCAGGCGCAGTCGGCCGGTGGTGGCGGCGGCGGTCTGGGTGGCCTGTTCACCTGA
- a CDS encoding MFS transporter yields MTTQQQTPGDGRVLRSNLPARLDRLPWSSWHITVLIGLGTVWILDGLEVTIVGALGDRLTEAGSGLELSAGQIGQAAAIYVAGACLGALFFGQLTERWGRRKLFMITLGLYLVATVLTAFSMNPLFFFVCRFFTGAGIGGEYAAINSAIDELMPARLRGRIDLMINGSYWLGAAVGAALTLVLLDTDLLPADIGWRLAFGLGAVLGLVILLVRRNVPESPRWMTIHGQHDEAEKVVADIEHTVEHQDKLELAPVADDQSIEIHERGPVKVFEIIRTMFRSYPQRSALGLGLFVGQAFLYNAVFFTQGLVLTTFFDIGSGTAGLYIIPLALGNFLGPILMGPLFDTIGRRTMITLSYVLSSVFLVVTAILFQQEVFSATTLTVAWSVVFFFASAGASAAYLTVSEIFPMETRAMAIAFFYAVGTGLGGIIGPLLFGKLVETESFGAVAGGYYLGAGLMFAAGVLEWFIGVDAENRTLEDIASPLSAAKAPQSQSQHQ; encoded by the coding sequence GTGACGACGCAGCAGCAGACTCCGGGGGACGGACGTGTCCTGCGGAGCAATCTCCCCGCCCGGCTCGACCGGTTGCCCTGGTCGAGCTGGCACATCACGGTGCTCATCGGTCTCGGCACGGTCTGGATCCTCGACGGACTCGAGGTCACCATCGTGGGAGCGCTCGGCGACCGGCTGACCGAGGCGGGCAGCGGTCTGGAACTCTCGGCCGGGCAGATCGGCCAGGCCGCGGCGATCTACGTGGCGGGCGCCTGTCTGGGCGCGCTCTTCTTCGGCCAGCTCACCGAGAGATGGGGCCGGCGCAAGCTGTTCATGATCACTCTCGGCCTGTACCTGGTCGCCACGGTGCTCACCGCGTTCTCGATGAACCCGCTGTTCTTCTTCGTCTGCCGGTTCTTCACCGGTGCCGGTATCGGCGGTGAGTACGCCGCGATCAACTCGGCGATCGACGAGCTGATGCCCGCCCGCCTGCGCGGCCGGATCGACCTGATGATCAACGGCTCGTACTGGCTGGGCGCCGCCGTCGGGGCGGCCCTCACCCTGGTGCTGCTGGACACCGACCTTCTTCCGGCTGACATCGGCTGGCGGCTCGCCTTCGGCCTGGGGGCCGTGCTGGGCCTGGTGATTCTTCTGGTTCGCCGCAACGTGCCCGAAAGTCCGCGCTGGATGACGATTCACGGCCAGCACGACGAGGCCGAGAAGGTTGTCGCCGACATCGAGCACACGGTCGAGCACCAGGACAAGCTCGAACTCGCACCGGTGGCCGACGACCAGAGCATCGAGATCCACGAGCGCGGCCCGGTGAAGGTCTTCGAGATCATCCGCACGATGTTCCGGTCCTACCCGCAGCGTTCTGCCCTGGGGCTGGGTCTTTTCGTCGGCCAGGCGTTCCTCTACAACGCGGTGTTCTTCACGCAGGGCCTGGTGCTGACCACGTTCTTCGACATCGGCTCGGGCACGGCAGGGCTCTACATCATCCCGCTGGCGCTGGGGAACTTCCTCGGGCCGATCCTGATGGGGCCGTTGTTCGACACGATCGGCCGCCGCACCATGATCACCCTGAGCTACGTGCTGAGCTCGGTGTTTCTGGTGGTCACCGCAATCCTTTTCCAGCAAGAGGTTTTCAGCGCCACCACCCTGACCGTCGCGTGGAGCGTGGTGTTCTTCTTCGCCTCGGCCGGGGCCAGTGCGGCCTATCTGACGGTGAGCGAGATCTTCCCGATGGAGACCCGCGCCATGGCCATCGCCTTCTTCTACGCCGTGGGCACCGGGCTCGGCGGCATCATCGGGCCGCTGCTCTTCGGCAAGCTCGTCGAGACCGAGAGTTTCGGCGCCGTGGCGGGCGGGTACTACCTGGGTGCCGGGCTGATGTTCGCCGCGGGCGTGCTGGAGTGGTTCATCGGTGTGGACGCGGAGAACCGCACACTCGAAGACATCGCCTCCCCGCTCTCGGCGGCGAAGGCACCGCAGAGCCAGTCGCAGCACCAGTAA